A genome region from Proteus vulgaris includes the following:
- a CDS encoding helix-turn-helix transcriptional regulator produces the protein MDDDKKNQGIRLATIILDTYLHGEVDKYELANRFNVSERTIYRDLGSLSLILEHKGNSKYGFSTVVEYYKMISFFGIDKYLPDFNQAFLKSIPSTIKNESVSIEFNGVEHKIKSYLKKHYDSIKYAIENKRKCKILYKGKNRIINPYKLICHNTIWYLKATEEDKLKSFSLNRIEWLDIDKETFLPDKKIKNILIESKDPWTTNEHFDVLISVSSSIAHYFKRRDILPSQLIVNEDNKFLTISCSAVSEKQILPLIQYWLPNIKILEPQWLKLKFEESLREYINQL, from the coding sequence ATGGATGATGATAAAAAGAATCAAGGAATAAGATTAGCAACTATTATTCTAGATACATACTTACATGGAGAAGTCGATAAATATGAACTTGCAAATCGCTTTAATGTAAGCGAACGCACAATTTATCGAGATTTAGGTTCATTGAGTTTAATTTTAGAACACAAAGGAAACTCGAAATATGGGTTTTCCACTGTTGTAGAATATTACAAAATGATTTCATTTTTTGGTATCGATAAATATTTGCCTGACTTTAATCAAGCATTTTTAAAAAGTATTCCGAGCACAATAAAAAATGAAAGTGTATCTATTGAGTTCAATGGTGTTGAACATAAGATCAAAAGCTATCTTAAAAAACACTATGATTCAATCAAATATGCCATTGAAAATAAAAGAAAATGTAAGATTTTATACAAGGGTAAAAATCGAATCATCAACCCATACAAGCTTATTTGTCACAATACTATTTGGTATTTAAAGGCCACTGAAGAAGATAAACTAAAATCATTTTCACTCAATAGAATCGAATGGCTTGATATTGATAAAGAAACTTTTTTACCTGATAAAAAGATAAAAAACATACTCATTGAGAGTAAAGATCCATGGACGACTAATGAACATTTTGATGTTTTAATATCAGTATCATCTTCTATTGCTCATTATTTTAAAAGAAGGGATATCTTACCAAGTCAATTAATAGTGAATGAAGATAACAAATTTTTAACTATATCTTGCTCCGCAGTGAGTGAAAAACAGATTTTACCTCTTATTCAATATTGGCTTCCTAATATTAAGATATTAGAACCGCAGTGGTTGAAGTTGAAATTTGAAGAGAGTTTACGAGAATATATTAATCAATTATAG
- the tnpA gene encoding IS200/IS605 family transposase: MSNHDDLLAGTLRKRHSVSKLVVPLIFTTKYRRKLFDGQMIAQLRDAFDSAAAKLECEIIEMDGEPDHVHLLVAYPPKLAVSVMVNNLKSVSSRLLRQQNTHLRTQSKTGLLWSRSYFVCSTGGATIETLRAYVQSQSTLD, from the coding sequence TTGAGTAATCATGATGATTTACTGGCGGGAACCCTCAGAAAGCGGCACAGTGTCAGTAAACTGGTCGTGCCTCTGATCTTTACGACAAAGTATCGACGTAAGCTATTTGACGGACAGATGATCGCTCAACTGCGTGATGCATTTGACTCCGCTGCGGCAAAACTTGAATGCGAAATTATTGAGATGGACGGAGAGCCTGACCATGTGCATCTGCTGGTTGCTTACCCGCCAAAACTGGCGGTCAGTGTGATGGTCAACAATCTGAAATCAGTATCGTCGCGCCTGCTGCGCCAGCAAAACACACATTTACGGACACAAAGTAAAACGGGACTTTTGTGGTCAAGGTCGTACTTTGTCTGTAGCACCGGAGGGGCAACGATTGAAACACTCAGAGCCTACGTTCAGAGCCAGTCAACGCTTGATTGA
- a CDS encoding chemotaxis protein — protein MAIPFIIAGAAIAAAAFGGKKAYDGYQTKSEADDILSTAKDKYDSKKEELDRVNNNTSIHLEKLGALELQIGKDFNKFNTIAQEILKKINKSGNDISITIPRHEINKIENLAISATEYLGTVVGAGASSAAAGFAVYGGVMAFAAASTGTPIAALSGAAAYNATMAAIGGGSLAAGGWGMAGGAMVLGGAVVAPILAIAGWAYANHAEKALDNAQKIRSEVSSAVKKMELAQKHLIKTKEYVVSIYDVLTAQFKIFEPYLLDLIDTDKKMQQNKAMGRANLEGVSENIIKTIENGYKLAAIMTHLITTPLFKPQLNDKQEAVITDGVIQIQTDSNGLQVLNQDALEKQLNIAKNATLS, from the coding sequence ATGGCAATACCATTTATTATTGCAGGTGCTGCGATCGCTGCTGCTGCATTTGGCGGAAAGAAAGCTTATGATGGATATCAAACAAAATCAGAAGCTGATGATATTTTATCAACTGCTAAAGATAAATATGATAGTAAAAAAGAAGAACTTGATCGTGTAAACAATAATACCTCTATTCATTTAGAAAAATTGGGTGCTCTTGAATTACAAATAGGTAAAGATTTCAATAAATTTAATACAATAGCCCAAGAGATTTTGAAAAAAATTAATAAGTCTGGAAATGACATTTCCATCACCATACCACGTCATGAAATCAATAAAATTGAAAATTTAGCTATTTCTGCAACAGAATATTTAGGTACTGTTGTAGGTGCTGGTGCGTCAAGTGCCGCAGCTGGTTTCGCTGTATATGGTGGTGTGATGGCATTTGCGGCGGCTTCAACAGGAACGCCTATTGCAGCTTTATCAGGAGCGGCAGCCTATAATGCAACAATGGCTGCAATTGGTGGTGGCTCATTAGCAGCAGGCGGTTGGGGCATGGCAGGTGGCGCAATGGTGCTTGGTGGTGCAGTTGTCGCGCCTATTCTTGCAATCGCTGGCTGGGCTTATGCAAATCACGCTGAAAAAGCATTAGATAATGCACAAAAAATTCGTTCAGAAGTCTCTTCAGCTGTCAAAAAAATGGAATTAGCACAAAAACATTTAATCAAAACAAAAGAATATGTAGTTTCAATCTATGATGTTCTGACTGCCCAATTTAAAATTTTTGAGCCTTATCTGTTGGATTTAATCGATACCGATAAAAAAATGCAACAAAACAAAGCGATGGGAAGAGCTAATTTAGAAGGTGTTAGTGAAAACATTATTAAAACAATTGAAAATGGCTATAAATTAGCTGCAATCATGACACACTTAATCACTACCCCACTTTTTAAACCGCAGTTAAATGATAAGCAAGAAGCAGTTATTACTGATGGAGTTATTCAAATTCAAACTGATAGTAACGGCTTGCAAGTACTGAATCAAGATGCTTTAGAAAAGCAATTGAATATAGCAAAAAACGCGACATTATCTTAA
- a CDS encoding YgeY family selenium metabolism-linked hydrolase, which produces MLSANRFDQVIKNCQLLIQQKSYSGEEGNVVKVIEEMMKNYDFDDIHIDKYGNIIGGIIGQHPGKTLIFDGHIDTVPVSERDWKEKPYGGEIKDGKIYGRGTSDMKGAVAAMISAIGFYGQDNQRNFAGRIYVSCIVHEECFEGVAARLVSERYKPDYVVIGEASELNLKIGQRGRAEIVVETFGKPAHSANPDAGINSVYKMAKLIEKIRTLTPSVHPVLGKGILELTDIKSSPYPGASVVPEYCRATYDRRLLVGETKEAVLAPLQKAIDELASQDADFKAKVSYAYGTEKCYTGATIEGERFFPGWVLEESDPYVQSVLKGLHESGFKPTVTQYSFCTNGSHYAGEAGIKTIGFGPSRENLAHTIDEYIEIEQLKGAASGYYSIMNSLYHL; this is translated from the coding sequence ATGTTATCAGCAAACCGATTTGATCAAGTTATTAAGAATTGCCAATTATTAATCCAACAAAAAAGCTATTCAGGTGAAGAAGGTAATGTTGTTAAAGTCATAGAAGAGATGATGAAAAACTATGATTTTGACGATATTCATATTGATAAATACGGCAATATTATTGGTGGAATTATAGGTCAACATCCAGGGAAAACCCTTATTTTTGATGGTCATATCGACACTGTGCCGGTTAGTGAGCGTGACTGGAAAGAAAAGCCTTATGGCGGAGAAATAAAAGACGGCAAGATTTATGGTCGTGGCACCAGTGATATGAAAGGCGCCGTTGCTGCGATGATTTCAGCGATCGGTTTTTATGGTCAAGATAATCAGCGTAACTTTGCTGGTCGTATTTATGTCTCTTGTATTGTGCATGAAGAGTGTTTTGAAGGTGTTGCCGCAAGACTCGTTTCTGAGCGCTATAAACCAGACTATGTCGTGATTGGGGAAGCTTCCGAATTAAACCTCAAAATTGGACAACGTGGTCGTGCTGAAATTGTTGTTGAAACCTTTGGTAAACCTGCTCACTCCGCCAATCCAGATGCCGGGATCAACTCTGTTTATAAAATGGCAAAACTGATCGAGAAGATCAGAACCTTAACCCCCTCAGTTCATCCCGTCTTAGGAAAAGGGATCTTAGAACTCACAGATATTAAATCATCACCTTATCCGGGCGCTTCGGTTGTGCCTGAATATTGTCGTGCTACTTATGATCGCCGTTTATTAGTGGGTGAAACGAAAGAAGCCGTGCTCGCACCATTACAAAAAGCTATTGATGAACTCGCCTCTCAAGATGCTGATTTTAAAGCTAAAGTTTCTTATGCCTACGGCACTGAAAAATGTTACACCGGCGCCACTATTGAAGGTGAGCGCTTCTTCCCTGGGTGGGTATTAGAAGAGAGTGATCCTTATGTACAAAGCGTTTTAAAAGGGCTGCATGAGTCCGGCTTTAAACCGACGGTCACACAATACTCTTTCTGTACTAACGGTAGCCACTATGCCGGTGAAGCGGGTATTAAAACCATTGGTTTTGGCCCATCTCGCGAAAACTTAGCACACACCATTGATGAATATATTGAAATTGAACAGTTAAAAGGTGCTGCGAGTGGTTATTACAGCATTATGAACAGCCTTTATCACCTTTAA
- a CDS encoding PAAR domain-containing protein, producing the protein MANGYFLRVGNKTTCGGQIITGDDTFKFYGSSAAREGDLVTCGKHSGTYQILGGISYVLGNNRVSQEP; encoded by the coding sequence ATGGCTAATGGATATTTTTTACGAGTAGGTAATAAAACAACCTGTGGTGGTCAAATAATAACAGGTGATGATACTTTTAAGTTTTATGGCTCCTCCGCAGCACGCGAAGGCGATCTTGTTACCTGTGGTAAACACTCTGGAACTTACCAAATACTGGGTGGTATTAGTTATGTTTTGGGAAATAACCGCGTATCGCAGGAACCTTAG
- the dpaL gene encoding diaminopropionate ammonia-lyase produces the protein MQEQLQYLINQSSFTRKPTAELAPFRYEELAKALDFHRTIPGYAPTPLFHLPHLAKTLGVGELYLKDESFRFGLKAFKALGGAYAMARHIADFLEMDISELPYEVMISDEIRKKLNGVTFATTTDGNHGRGVAWMARQLKQKAVVYMPKGSSQERLDAILREGAVAEIVDMNYDDAVRMTAEMAEKYGWIVVQDTAWDGYEEIPLWIMQGYGTLMLESLAQLHEVPPTHIFVQAGVGSFAGMVQGMVTAAYGKQAPKVIVAEARIADCLYQSAVSGKADATPVGGDLQTVMAGLACGEANSIGWNLLRDYSAAFFSCPDAVATRGMRILGNPLPGDPHIISGESGAVTTGLLSILMQSPVYHSAKEELGLDENARVLVISTEGDTDPERYRDIVWDGELPSFKQF, from the coding sequence ATGCAGGAGCAATTGCAGTACCTGATTAACCAAAGTTCATTTACGCGAAAACCAACCGCTGAGCTTGCCCCTTTTCGTTATGAAGAGTTAGCTAAAGCGTTAGATTTTCACCGAACTATTCCAGGATACGCACCTACACCGTTATTTCATTTACCCCATCTAGCCAAAACATTAGGAGTGGGTGAGTTATATCTCAAAGATGAATCTTTTCGTTTTGGTTTGAAAGCATTTAAAGCGTTAGGTGGTGCTTATGCGATGGCACGCCATATTGCTGATTTCCTCGAAATGGACATCAGTGAATTACCTTATGAGGTCATGATCAGTGATGAGATCAGAAAAAAGTTAAATGGTGTCACTTTTGCGACAACCACTGACGGGAATCATGGACGTGGTGTTGCTTGGATGGCAAGACAGTTGAAGCAAAAAGCCGTGGTCTATATGCCAAAAGGATCGTCACAAGAACGTTTAGATGCCATCTTGCGTGAAGGTGCAGTCGCTGAAATCGTTGATATGAACTATGACGATGCCGTGAGAATGACGGCTGAAATGGCTGAAAAATATGGCTGGATTGTGGTTCAAGACACGGCATGGGATGGCTATGAAGAGATCCCTCTTTGGATCATGCAGGGCTATGGCACGTTAATGCTGGAATCTCTTGCGCAATTACATGAAGTCCCCCCAACGCATATTTTTGTGCAAGCCGGAGTGGGCTCTTTTGCGGGTATGGTACAAGGCATGGTTACCGCCGCTTATGGCAAACAAGCACCCAAAGTGATTGTGGCTGAAGCGCGTATTGCCGACTGTTTATATCAATCTGCGGTATCAGGAAAAGCGGATGCAACGCCTGTTGGTGGGGATTTACAAACCGTTATGGCAGGGCTGGCTTGTGGTGAAGCCAATAGTATTGGGTGGAATTTATTACGTGATTATTCAGCGGCATTTTTCTCTTGCCCTGATGCCGTCGCAACGAGGGGAATGCGGATTTTAGGGAATCCTTTACCCGGTGATCCGCACATCATTTCTGGTGAATCTGGTGCCGTGACAACAGGCTTGCTCTCTATTTTGATGCAATCACCTGTTTATCACAGTGCGAAGGAAGAACTGGGATTAGATGAAAATGCAAGAGTGCTTGTGATAAGCACTGAAGGTGACACCGATCCTGAACGTTATCGCGATATCGTGTGGGATGGCGAGTTACCTAGCTTCAAACAATTTTAA
- a CDS encoding YkgJ family cysteine cluster protein produces MILTTTHSFPCEKCGACCRHVNQAEETQFLDRGDGICMNYDEKTMLCSIYHERPDICRVDRQYLLHYHKQYTWNEFIELNRISCKLILESEGSD; encoded by the coding sequence ATGATATTAACTACTACACATTCATTTCCATGTGAAAAATGTGGAGCATGTTGTCGTCATGTCAATCAAGCTGAAGAAACACAGTTTCTTGATAGAGGTGATGGAATTTGCATGAATTATGATGAAAAAACCATGCTATGCTCAATTTATCATGAACGCCCTGATATATGCCGAGTCGATCGGCAATATCTATTGCATTATCATAAACAATACACATGGAATGAATTCATTGAGCTCAATAGGATATCATGTAAATTGATTTTAGAAAGTGAAGGATCTGACTAA
- a CDS encoding RNA-guided endonuclease TnpB family protein — protein MLRATKVRIYPTPEQAEYLNAQFGAVRFAYNKALHIKKDAYQRHGVNLNPRKDLKPLLAVAKKSRRYGWLKEYDSIALQQAVINLDVAFSNFFNPKLKARFPTFKSKHGRQSSYHCVGIKVIDGAIKIPKIAPIEARLHREITGALKSITLSRSATGKYYASLLCDDGVEAPAKPTLISNITGLDVGLSHYAIKSDGNKIANPRHLINASRHLRRKQKALSRKQKGSANRRKARIQLAGVHERVANARADFQHKLSRAIVDENQAVIVETLKSANMMKNHCLARAIGDAGWHGFITKLEYKAAEKGVHLVKLDQWFASSKTCHCCGHKMSEMPLHKRIWQCPECGVEHDRDINAAINIRHKGILELHAAGLVVSAHGDPRKSVVQRVAV, from the coding sequence ATATTAAGAGCAACAAAAGTACGCATCTACCCAACACCAGAACAGGCTGAATATCTCAACGCTCAGTTCGGTGCGGTTCGTTTTGCGTACAACAAAGCGCTGCACATCAAGAAAGACGCTTACCAGCGGCACGGCGTAAATTTAAACCCGCGTAAAGACCTTAAACCGCTGCTTGCCGTGGCGAAAAAATCCCGCAGATATGGGTGGCTTAAAGAATATGATTCAATTGCATTGCAGCAGGCGGTGATTAACCTTGACGTGGCTTTCTCCAACTTTTTTAATCCGAAACTAAAAGCCCGTTTTCCCACGTTTAAAAGTAAGCATGGCAGACAATCTAGCTATCATTGTGTCGGGATCAAAGTCATTGATGGCGCGATAAAAATCCCGAAAATCGCACCGATTGAAGCGCGTTTACATCGTGAAATTACGGGGGCGCTGAAAAGTATCACACTGAGCCGCAGCGCAACCGGAAAATACTATGCGTCACTACTCTGTGATGACGGGGTAGAAGCACCGGCAAAGCCAACATTGATATCAAATATCACGGGGCTTGATGTGGGGCTGAGTCATTACGCCATCAAATCAGACGGCAATAAGATTGCTAATCCGCGCCACCTTATCAATGCCAGCCGTCACCTACGTCGAAAACAAAAAGCCTTATCTCGCAAGCAAAAAGGGAGTGCTAATCGCCGTAAAGCCCGAATACAGCTTGCAGGTGTACACGAACGGGTAGCCAATGCCCGTGCTGATTTTCAACACAAACTCTCTCGTGCAATTGTTGACGAAAACCAAGCGGTAATTGTCGAGACACTGAAATCGGCGAATATGATGAAAAACCACTGTCTGGCTCGCGCTATCGGTGATGCAGGCTGGCATGGTTTTATCACAAAGCTGGAATATAAAGCCGCAGAAAAAGGCGTCCATCTGGTAAAACTGGATCAATGGTTTGCCAGTTCGAAAACCTGTCATTGTTGCGGTCATAAAATGTCAGAAATGCCACTACATAAGCGTATCTGGCAATGCCCTGAATGTGGAGTTGAACATGACCGAGATATCAATGCGGCAATCAATATCCGACACAAGGGCATATTGGAATTACACGCGGCGGGACTCGTCGTTTCAGCCCATGGAGACCCGCGTAAATCCGTCGTACAGAGGGTTGCGGTCTGA
- a CDS encoding type I restriction endonuclease subunit R, EcoR124 family, with the protein MDEQTYLSLVLRYKELVSKEDGSGSDGGDVPFDISGYLTEIDTGKIDADYMNSRFDKYLKELNDPQDVASIENTLNELHKSFASLTQNEQKYAKLFLHDLQRGDAQLIEGHTFRDYINTYKDNAENAQISAVVNALGLNKELLMALMADSVTEKNLNNFGRFDALKATVDKAKAKIYLEKQDGVTLPPFKLNIRIDQFLKQFIFAKTDDLLSDMVDIADNECRPLSS; encoded by the coding sequence ATAGATGAACAAACCTATTTAAGCCTCGTCCTTCGTTATAAAGAGTTAGTCAGTAAAGAGGATGGAAGTGGTTCTGATGGTGGAGATGTTCCTTTTGATATCAGCGGTTACTTAACTGAAATAGATACTGGGAAAATCGACGCTGACTATATGAATAGTCGCTTTGATAAATATTTAAAAGAACTTAATGATCCTCAAGACGTTGCAAGTATTGAAAACACATTAAACGAGCTGCATAAGTCGTTTGCCTCACTGACACAAAACGAACAGAAATACGCGAAACTTTTCTTACATGACTTACAACGTGGCGATGCGCAATTAATTGAAGGTCATACTTTTAGGGACTATATCAATACCTATAAAGATAACGCCGAGAATGCACAAATAAGTGCCGTTGTTAATGCACTTGGTTTAAATAAAGAATTACTGATGGCATTAATGGCTGATAGTGTTACTGAGAAAAACCTTAACAATTTTGGTCGCTTCGATGCATTAAAAGCGACCGTAGATAAAGCAAAAGCTAAAATCTACCTTGAAAAACAAGATGGTGTCACTTTACCTCCATTTAAATTAAATATTCGCATTGATCAGTTTTTAAAGCAGTTTATTTTTGCAAAAACAGATGATCTCTTAAGTGATATGGTTGACATAGCAGACAACGAATGTCGCCCTTTATCATCATGA
- a CDS encoding cobalamin adenosyltransferase, translated as MERTDYNWQQEINNTIVQSLVTSFGLDFLLLKDKKGGDVDTTHNVRENIWATDTEKSNYENREKYDKDAYHKHQNYINTNREGKQHKLNGELKDSYTGETFNQNDKINLDHIIAAHEIHNDPARLLAELDGKDLANRDYNLTFTNETLNKSKKADSMSDFILRLQTQQTEINSEINTLEKKAQLTDNERKRLTSLKNKEKANFEEMVAIDAKARKKYDAEIDSKYYTSSKFFSSTASSAINIGFRMGTRQMLGIIFAELWFELKDSIPKLITNHKSNFKFDFFLKDLGDVVANIWERLKIRFKDFFTEFKNGFFGGLLASVTTTLLNIFLTSTKLIGKLIRESWSSLVSALKLIFFNPDNLPLGELLKATTKIISTSISVILGSIITSWLNGILTFPFGNDVALFIGALSSGLLTLTMCYFLEHSALMQRVWNFLNKFRDKYELTLEYYQNVNRELDRYLEELTKLEFNFNIIEMQQFVTSLQNTNSEFERKLILNNEIKRNNIELPFDANDDNAFGGWLNSL; from the coding sequence ATGGAACGTACAGATTATAATTGGCAACAAGAAATTAATAATACGATTGTTCAAAGCCTTGTAACATCTTTTGGTTTAGATTTTTTATTATTAAAAGACAAAAAAGGTGGTGATGTTGATACAACACATAATGTGAGAGAAAATATTTGGGCTACGGATACTGAAAAATCCAATTATGAAAATCGTGAAAAATATGACAAAGATGCTTATCATAAACATCAGAACTATATAAATACAAACAGAGAAGGAAAGCAGCATAAATTAAATGGGGAATTAAAAGATTCTTATACTGGCGAGACTTTTAACCAAAACGATAAAATTAACCTAGACCATATTATCGCTGCCCACGAGATACATAATGATCCTGCACGTCTTCTTGCTGAGCTTGATGGTAAAGATTTAGCGAATAGAGATTATAATCTTACTTTTACAAATGAGACATTAAATAAATCCAAAAAAGCAGATTCGATGTCTGATTTTATCCTAAGGTTACAAACCCAACAGACTGAAATAAATTCTGAAATTAATACCTTAGAAAAAAAAGCACAACTAACAGATAATGAAAGAAAAAGATTAACCTCTCTTAAAAATAAAGAAAAAGCCAATTTTGAAGAAATGGTTGCTATAGATGCCAAAGCAAGAAAAAAATATGATGCTGAAATTGATAGTAAGTATTATACCAGTAGCAAATTTTTTTCTAGCACAGCCTCTTCAGCAATAAATATTGGTTTTCGAATGGGTACAAGGCAAATGCTGGGAATTATATTTGCTGAACTATGGTTTGAATTAAAAGATTCCATTCCTAAACTTATCACTAATCATAAATCAAACTTTAAATTTGATTTTTTCTTAAAGGATCTTGGTGACGTTGTTGCCAATATTTGGGAAAGATTAAAAATTAGATTTAAAGATTTTTTCACTGAGTTTAAAAATGGTTTTTTTGGTGGCTTATTAGCTAGCGTAACGACAACATTGCTTAATATTTTTCTGACCTCAACAAAATTGATAGGAAAATTAATTAGAGAGTCTTGGAGTAGTTTAGTTTCCGCTTTAAAACTTATATTTTTTAACCCAGATAATTTACCACTTGGTGAGTTATTAAAAGCAACAACTAAAATTATTTCTACTAGTATTTCTGTTATTTTAGGTTCGATAATAACATCTTGGCTTAATGGTATTCTTACATTCCCATTTGGTAATGATGTTGCCTTATTTATTGGTGCATTGTCTTCAGGGTTATTAACATTAACAATGTGTTATTTTTTAGAGCATAGCGCATTGATGCAACGAGTATGGAATTTTTTAAATAAATTTCGTGATAAATATGAATTAACATTAGAATATTATCAGAATGTTAATCGAGAACTTGATAGATATTTAGAGGAATTAACTAAGCTTGAATTTAATTTCAATATTATAGAGATGCAGCAATTTGTCACTTCTCTACAAAACACAAATTCAGAATTTGAAAGAAAATTAATTCTTAATAATGAAATTAAACGCAATAACATAGAGTTACCATTCGATGCTAATGATGATAATGCATTTGGTGGCTGGTTAAATTCATTATGA
- a CDS encoding sigma-54 interaction domain-containing protein, whose translation MHSLLSTLQDEISKYTDAIAGITGTDVEIIDNNLIRIAGTGRYRYMLNQDVSSNGYIYRHVLQVQKTILIEDPKENDLCQLCQNRLTCTEELDLNAPIFLNNQVIGVIGIICSNREQKMFLMKQKQAFITFIEQFSEMISSRVFECLERLREQERFGTFRNLIDVMDRGVIAIDSQSKIWHANLSALRFFDCELIGQSLDIDMTGDILYGDEEAWLILNKQRYHVLCKKITFSSVDNDQLTMVIFHDARDYMTQVNTLSVDENPHSPLIGNSHNMLQLKSMLSKVAVSHASVLITGESGSGKEVVAYTIHQQSLRTKQPFITINCAAIPEQLLESELFGYVRGAFSGADPKGRIGKFELAHGGSLFLDEIGDMPLHLQAKLLRVLQEKSITRVGSNNMINIDVRIIAATNKDLRDMVNKGQFREDLFYRLNVVPIHTPALRDHREDIAELAQFFADDLALTYKRPTTKIPNSIINYLYSYEWPGNIRELRNVIEYMYVMQGDTADFNLSHLPPYLVETTHTDTSEKEKRSEVYTKAKTQSLNTHECLKTQNLTSEYQTIMNILEKTGTTLEGKKKAAKILGISIATLYRKIKNH comes from the coding sequence ATGCACTCATTACTCAGTACCCTGCAAGATGAAATCAGCAAGTACACCGATGCCATTGCGGGTATCACCGGTACCGATGTTGAAATTATTGATAACAATTTAATTCGTATTGCAGGTACGGGACGTTATCGCTATATGCTCAATCAAGATGTCTCTAGCAATGGGTATATTTATCGCCATGTACTGCAAGTCCAAAAAACAATTCTCATTGAAGATCCAAAAGAAAACGATCTCTGTCAGCTATGTCAAAATCGCTTAACTTGTACCGAAGAGCTTGATCTCAATGCGCCAATTTTTCTCAATAACCAAGTTATTGGTGTCATTGGTATTATCTGTTCTAACCGAGAACAGAAAATGTTTTTGATGAAACAAAAACAAGCCTTTATCACCTTTATCGAACAGTTTTCGGAGATGATTTCAAGTCGTGTTTTTGAATGCCTTGAAAGGCTGAGAGAGCAAGAGCGATTTGGTACTTTTCGAAACTTGATTGATGTCATGGATAGAGGGGTAATTGCCATCGATAGCCAAAGTAAAATTTGGCATGCCAACCTATCTGCTCTACGTTTCTTTGATTGTGAATTAATTGGGCAATCTCTTGATATCGATATGACTGGCGATATTCTTTATGGCGATGAAGAGGCTTGGCTGATTTTAAATAAACAGCGTTATCATGTGCTCTGTAAAAAAATCACCTTCTCTTCTGTCGATAATGACCAACTCACCATGGTCATTTTCCATGATGCTCGTGATTATATGACACAGGTAAATACCTTATCTGTTGATGAAAATCCGCACTCCCCTTTAATTGGCAACTCACACAATATGCTCCAATTAAAAAGCATGTTAAGCAAAGTTGCGGTTAGCCACGCCAGCGTACTTATCACTGGAGAAAGTGGATCAGGTAAAGAAGTCGTCGCCTATACCATTCACCAACAGAGTTTACGGACAAAGCAGCCATTTATTACTATTAACTGTGCTGCTATTCCAGAACAGCTGTTAGAAAGTGAGCTTTTTGGTTATGTGCGAGGCGCGTTTAGTGGTGCAGATCCTAAAGGACGCATTGGTAAATTTGAATTAGCCCACGGTGGAAGCCTATTTCTTGATGAAATCGGCGATATGCCGTTACATTTACAAGCCAAACTTTTGCGTGTACTTCAAGAAAAAAGCATTACGCGTGTTGGCTCTAACAATATGATTAATATCGATGTACGTATTATTGCAGCCACAAATAAAGATCTGCGCGACATGGTCAATAAAGGGCAATTCCGTGAAGATCTGTTTTATCGTCTTAACGTTGTCCCTATTCACACGCCCGCCCTACGTGATCATCGAGAAGATATCGCAGAGCTCGCTCAGTTTTTTGCTGATGATTTAGCTTTAACCTATAAACGTCCTACGACGAAGATCCCTAACTCTATTATTAACTATTTATATTCTTATGAGTGGCCGGGTAATATCAGAGAGCTACGTAATGTGATTGAATATATGTATGTTATGCAAGGTGATACCGCTGATTTTAATCTTAGTCATCTTCCTCCTTACCTAGTAGAAACAACACATACTGATACATCAGAAAAAGAAAAACGCAGTGAGGTTTATACAAAAGCTAAAACGCAATCGTTAAACACACACGAATGTCTCAAAACGCAGAACCTGACCTCAGAGTATCAAACCATTATGAATATATTAGAAAAAACAGGAACCACATTGGAAGGAAAGAAAAAAGCGGCAAAAATCTTAGGTATCAGTATTGCGACTTTATATAGGAAAATAAAAAATCACTAG